The Medicago truncatula cultivar Jemalong A17 chromosome 7, MtrunA17r5.0-ANR, whole genome shotgun sequence genome includes the window tttTAACGATCAAATTCAGGTCATACACGAACGTAAGACTTGGAAAAAGCATTCCGGAACTCAGAGTCATCAAGCTTTTTGATCTGCAGCAAAAAACGTAAAATCACAACATCAAAAACAATCTAGTTATTTATAAAAGGTGACACAAAGCAAAGCTTGTGAAAAGATATCCATGATATCCTTCGAAATGAATTGGCTTACAGCATATTTCATATCATCGTAGTTTGTGTAATCCACAATCCCAGTAGTACCTGCAAATCAATCAGAATACATTGAAGAGTGCTGAGAGTCATAagtcataacaaaaaaatatctcaCTCCTCTGACAGGCTAAGATGCCACCATAATATAGAGGGAGAACTAAGATGATAGATGCCAGAAGGGGGGAATAAATAAACACCAACATTTAAACTTCTTAATTACtaatacataaaatataaagGGTACAGCTAAAACTAAAAAGGTCATCTGAATGTCCCATACCCCTTCCATCATGAAAAACTTGGGAAAAGCAAACATCCCCGGCTTTTCGCATGTGATCCTACATTTAAGAAACCATTATTGAGTCAGTATTGATGCGCTTGCGAATAACTTATCTGACAAAATGGTAAAGAAAACTATATCTCACCTTAAGATCCTGCCAGGATGCAGAAGAGGGCAGTCCATTGACTATAACTGCAAAAGAGGTCCAAACAATTTCAGAAGCATACCAAAAACATCctcaaataaaacataataaatgttCAAAAAAACCTACACACCACGATATTCAGAGCGCCTGGATACCCCGCGTCCACCTCGGCCATTGCTGTGACTGCTGTATCGATCTCTTGAAGATGAATTGCCACGACCACCATGTGCAGCCTCCACCTATAGACATACAAATTTAAACAATATTAAGAATTAAGGCTACCACGTTGCCACTCTTCTGGTATAAGTAATTATGTTATAACATTATTAAATCGAGTATCTGTAAACATAACCAACCCGTAATCGGTGCCCATCAAAATCATAACCATCACGACCGCGAATTGCATCCTCGGCATCTTGAACATCTTCAAACTGCAAAAATAAGACCTCTAttaggattttttattttattttaaaaaaagcaaaaaaggGAAATTTACATAAGCCTGTGTAAATTCCAACTCACCTCAACAAATGCGTAGCCGGGGGGCCTTGGCGGAACCTTTAGGTCAATGTGAGTTATGTGTCCATACTACAAAAGTGAAATAGATAAGATAGGTAA containing:
- the LOC11430016 gene encoding serine/arginine-rich-splicing factor SR34; this translates as MSRHSSRTVYVGNLPGDIREREVEDLFMKYGHITHIDLKVPPRPPGYAFVEFEDVQDAEDAIRGRDGYDFDGHRLRVEAAHGGRGNSSSRDRYSSHSNGRGGRGVSRRSEYRVIVNGLPSSASWQDLKDHMRKAGDVCFSQVFHDGRGTTGIVDYTNYDDMKYAIKKLDDSEFRNAFSKSYVRVREYDSRRDSRSPGRGPSHSRGRSYSRSRSRSRSHSRSYSPGHSRSKSPKGKSSQRSPAKSPAKSVSRSRSRSRSRSLSGSRSRSRSPLPLRNKSPKKRSASRSPSRSRSRSKSLSR